The Piliocolobus tephrosceles isolate RC106 chromosome 10, ASM277652v3, whole genome shotgun sequence nucleotide sequence ACCAGTTTGAAGGGAGGTGACCAGGTCCTGGAGTTTCTGACCTAAGAGATTTTCCTAGGTGGAGGCTCCTGAGCATCCCAGCACTTCCCCCAGGAGGGAAGTGGAGAGAGGGGCTCGGAAGGGGCCCCCCTCCCTGCAGGTACACCCACAGTGGGAAACCGCTTCAGGAGAAAGCGGTACTTTGAGAACTTTTCCAGGCCCGAGGAGGATCCAGGCTCTGAGCTCTGGGGTCCTGCGTGTCTCCAGCTGCAGTGGGTGGGGGCACCCTGCGGCTCCCCCTGCAGCGAGTACCTGCCGCAGCAGGGTTTCCGCTTACTCATTCCAGGGTCTGGCTTTTAGAGCCATAAATCTTCAGCATGAAGATCATAAATTCTCCATGGTAtgattaatgaaagaaaaattgagacGGCAGCATAGAAACTGACCGGATTGAAGAAAAGTCAGAGTGACTCTTTGGATGAAAGTTTCAGCCATCACTGGCGAACCCGGAGCTTCTGAACCAGCCTGGAGCGCCACCTAGTGGCCGCAGTGGGGGCTAGGCCCCGTTCCCCCGCGAAGCTTTGTGATGGCCCAGTTGGGCGATGCTGTGGGTCTGAGTGTGCCCATTCCTTGGGAGCCCTGACCTGGTTCCATGTGGGGCTGCCCCCGGGGACAGGGGGTGCAGGCCCACTCTCCGCAGTGTGAAGGACCCAGGCAGCTGCGGGACGTACCTCATTCGGACCCCCATCCAGCTCCTTGCACTGTCTCTGGGTTAGTAATACGTGGAGGTGTCTGTTCCCACCTTTTTCTTCATGCACTGTGTGGACCACCTTTCTGGTTCCCCATGTATCAAAATCCTGCTCATTCTTCAAAGCCCAGCAAGGCCTGTCAACGCCACCTTCAAAACATCTCAAATCGGCCCATTTCTCACCGCTCCTCCGTAGCCTCCTGGTATGAGTCGTCCCCAGCTCCCGCCTCCCAGTAGCCTCCCAGTTGCTCACCTGGCCTCCCTCGGGCCATCCCGCAGTCGCTTCTCcaaacagcagccagagtgatctgcGGAAAACCTCAGTGAGATCTTGTCAGTCTCCAGCTCTGGGGTCTTCCCGTCACACTGAGGACACCTGCACGTTTTGTTTACCTGTGAGGTCCCAGCTGGCCTGGCCCCCGGCCACCCCGCCTGCCTTGTCTCCTACCACGTGTCACCTCACTCAGCGTTGCAGCACACGGCCGGCGTGCTCCTCCTTGGCTGGCCAGGCTCCTTCCCACTCCGGGGCGTTTATACCcgctgttccctctgtctggaacgTTCTTCCCCCAGATAGTTATGTTGCTCCCTCCCCCTGTTTATTTGGGTTTTTGCTTAAACACCACCTCTTCCAAGACACCTTCCCTGCGCACATCCTCCCCAGTTATTTTCTGGCTCTTTACATAGCCTTATTTTTCTTCGTGGCACATGTCAGCAGCTGAAGTTATGTCATTTGTTGCTTACCTAAGGTCAGTGTCTCCTGTAAGAATCTACTCTTTGTGAAGGCAGGGTCTTTGCCAGTGAGGTGTACCACTGTCTCTCTAGCTCGGAGAACAGGGCCTGGCGCTGAACACGCAGGTGTTGGGTTTGTGGAGGAATACGCGAAGCAGATGCCCTTCCTCAGGGAAGCATCTGTTCCCTCCCCTCGCCTTCCCGTGGGCATCACTAGCCTGCCTAATTGGGGGTTGCCTTGTCTCAGCCCCGAGCCTGTTTCCTCCCAGGAGCCAGAGCAGCTTGAGAGCAGGGGCTGGGCTGATTCCTGGATTCAGCATAGTCAGCACAGGCCCTGGCACAGAACAACTGCCAGGGAAGTGCCTTTCCAGCAAGCAGTGCCCGGAGCTGGCCACCCACTTCACGTAGCTTATTCCATTCTAATTCTTACAACAGTCAAAAGGAAGGGATGATATTCTCACTCTGCATACGAGAGGTTTGCAAGCTCACACCACCAGGATAAGCTAGACCTGGGAGTCCTGTTCGGGTCTGTGACTCCCAAGCGCTTACCACCTGCACGTTCACCCGGCATGGAATGTTCTGTCCTTCATCTGCCCCAAGTCCACCCACCCTTCAGGGACTGCCTCCTTCAACTGGCTTCCGTGACTGCGACAGTGATCGCCTCCTCTGAACACCTGTAGCGTTGACTGGGCACTAGTCCATCCCACCTGGGAGTGTAAATGTTGCACTTTTATAGCTCCCATCCAGCCAGAACAGAGACCACTGGAAAACAGGTCTCTAAAGTGGTTGTAGCTGTTCTGGCTTGGCACACTGCATgctgtaggcactcaataaataccatttgactgaTTGATTGGTTCCTTAGACTCAGCAAACTTCCCCTGAGCTGGTGGAGGGAGTGGGGGAGTGCCAGCTATATCGAGCATAAAATAAGGCAGATGTGGAGATGTGCGGCCAGTGAAATGGAAGCTTGCCCAGGTGGAGCTGGTGGCGCCGGCAGCCCCAGGGGTGCTGTTGGGGAGAGTTACTTTTTGGTTTTGGGGCCAATCATGCCAGAGGCCAGCCTTTTAGATGGATGCTGAAGGCAGCCATGGACTCCCATGTCCACACACTGGCCAGGCCTGCAGCCAGCTGGTGACTGCCTCCTTTCTCCATCTGTGCGAAATTGTTCTTCAGACTCCAGTGGACAAATGGCCCTTTAGGTCAGAGTAACAGGACCCAGTCACTGGAAGTTCTGGCTCCAAGAAACCCGACTCCGAGGGTCCCTTCCCACCTCCAGAGATGAAGTCTTTCTTGCTTTCCCTGACCGCAGTTCTCCCCTCTCGCCAGGCCTCCGTCTTGGACACTGGGGCCTCTTCTCTGTCACGCAGAGTAACCTAACTGCTCACATGTGCCCAGTACCTTCCATGTATTTGTCATGCACTTCTGCCTCTGTGTGGTTTAATCCATCCTCAGAGTGACCTGGGAGGCTCGTGAAGCTGGCACAGTCTCCGTTGTCatatggggagactgaggcacagaggggctAGGGGACCGTCTGGATCACACAGCCGACATGCTTTGGGTCTGCGTTGGTAGTCCCAAATGCCTGATGGTAGTCCCGTTCTCACCTTGTCGGTTCTTACTTTGTCTGTGTCTCAGAGCATGGGGTGGGGACCTGCAGGGTTCCCAGGTCCATGGACGAGTGTGAGAGCAGTGCCAGGCTAATGGGCTTTCCTTCCTCTCCAGCTCTGTGGCTGTGGGCTGCTTGGAGTGGGCATCTGGCTCTCCGTGTCCCAAGGCAACTTTGCCACCTTCTCCCCCAGCTTCCCTTCGTTGTCTGCAGCCAACCTGGTCATCGCCATAGGCACCATTGTTATGGTGACGGGCTTCCTCGGCTGCCTGGGGGCCATCAAGGAAAACAAGTGCCTCCTGCTCAGCGTAAGTTATGAGGCCGAATCCCCAGcgcctccaactcctgatctcctTGCACTTGCACCCCTGGGACAGGCAAGACCTGGAACACTAGCCACCTGGGCGTCCAACCTGAGCCCAGGGAAACTGCTTCTAGAATGTTCTAGGCTTGATCACACCCCCCCCTCCTCATGATTGGTTATGCATACCCCTAGTTGTCCCTCCCACTCCCTGATGAGTCAGCTCCTTTATGCCCCTGTCCTAGCTATCTGGGTTTCCTCAGGAGGAGCTGGCCTCTCCCAGACCTGGGAAGCCCCACCTAGACGCCACCTGTCCCTGCCTTCCACGCCCTCCTTGTCCTCAGCCCTGCCCATTGCCACCTACCGATGCCTGGCcctttcctttccagtttttcattGTCCTGTTGGTCATCCTCCTAGCAGAGCTGATCTTACTCATCCTCTTCTTTGTCTACATGGACAAGGTAAGCCTTGCCAGATGGGAGGGGGCGTATGGAATGTCACTACGCTTAGGGTTGGGCCAAGCAGACCAGGGGCCCTTCCCTGGCCAGAGGAGGAGTGCTGGCAAGCAGCACCTGTGCAGAAAGGAAGATGGAACCATGGGTTGGGAAAGCTACCGAGGAAAGGCCAGATGGAAGGTTTTGATAGGGGGAGCATGGGGCGGGCAAATTTGGAGGATGGGGGAGTTGTATAGTCCCAGGAAGGGGAATCCTCTGCATGACCAGAGATGGCAGTGGGCTGCCTCTGGTGCTAGTGAGCTCCCTGTCACTGGAAGGAATCAAGCTGCTTGGAGAAGGGATTCACACCTCCTCAGGTGGTTGGGCTGGGTGATTTGAGAGCAGCCCATGAGAAACAAGGAGGAACTCTCTGGACGAAGCTGGCTGAGCAGGACTGACGGCACAGGGAGGCCCTGTTTCCTGTACTAGAGCCCTTGAGGATGGGCGctgctcctgggttcaggagGATGGTGGGTGGCCCCCTATAACCTCGCCAGGCTGGGCAGTTTGCAGTCACGAGCGAAGTTGGCCAGCATTTCAGTCTCTTGGGGCGTAGCAGGCCCTTTGGTACCATGCGCTCCAGAACTGTGTAAGGAGCTGTTCCTGAAGTAGCTGCCTGAGCCACACCGAAAGTCAGAGACATCGTTAGGatgagaaagaataattttttagtcTTGCACTtgtgaaagggaagaaagaacaaCGGCGAGAGATTTCTCTGTTCTTGGCCCTTCCATGAGAACTGCTTCCCTTAGTTCTTACAACAGCACCGTGAGTAGATACGGCTGTTCAGTATCAGGTAGAACAGCGGTGAGGGAGGCGCGAGGTCACATGACCCATCTTCCTCCCTCTAGCCCCCAGGGTGTGTTTTGAGGGGGGCAGTCTGTGGGGAAGCTGCGTAGTGAGGGGCGAGGGTGGCAGAGTGGCCTGTGTGTGTGGCTGGTCCTGGGATGGGACAGTGGAGGCACGTGGTATGTTTTTGCCTCGGTGGGTTACAGCCCTGGCCCTGAGTTTAGCTCTGCCGGGAGGCGGTGGGTGCACCAAGGCCTGCTGTATTCTGAAGCTGGGAGTGTGTGCCTACCCCCGCACGTCTGTTGGGCCAGCAGAGCTCCCCCACCCCAGTGGGCAGGGCCTTCCAGACCAGCTGCCTCCCCTGCCTTCCTCACCCCTCATCTGTCACCCACCATCCTGGGTGACCTGAGGTGGGCTGGAGAGACAAGCTGCGTCCTGATCCTAACCGTCTCGCTGTGTCCCTCCACCTGGCAGGTGAACGAGAACGCCAAGAAGGACCTGAAGGAAGGCCTGCTGCTGTACCACACGGAGAACAACGTGGGGCTGAAGAACGCCTGGAACATCATCCAGGCTGAGGTACGGGCTGGGCCACACTGGCGGggccaggcagggaggaggggtggCAGCCGGCACTTCTAGCTGCCTTCCCAGGTGACCTGACCGGGCACCTGTGCTTTCTGGATTTTAACCAGGAGTGGGGTGGTACCCACCGGGGCATTTGCCTGAACTGCCGAGTCAGACATGGTACAGCAGGGTGCAGCCAGGGAGGGATGAGGACACAGGTAGGGGCAGGCCTAAGAGAGCTGTGGCTGAGCTTTGGGATGAGTGACTGAATTTATTTTAGCAGTGATTTGCCTCTGTGATGGGGCTTGGCTTAGGTGAGGAGGCCCTGGCTGTAAGAGGAAAATAAGTCCGTACTCCCAGATGCACCCATTTTAAGCCCTGGAGAGGGGCCGGCAGTCAGCTTGGGACGGTTTACAGAAAGAGCAGAGGTGCTGGTGGGCGAGGTGCCCACCTTGAGGGGTGGGCTGCGTTGCCCTCTCCCACTCTGGTCTCTAGGAGGGAGCACTCATTCGCTTCCCCAGTGGGCCCGGCTGAAACCCAAAGAAGGAACGAGAAGCAAGCCCTTTGTCTCCTCCCTTAACTCCAGGGTGGCCACTTTTGGGGGGCTGGAGTTGGCCTGGGCGAGGGAAGGCCCTGGGGAGGAAGGGGCAGGCCATGGCATGTCTGACCACCGCTTCCATTCCTGCCGGCCAGATGCGATGCTGTGGCGTCACTGACTACACAGACTGGTACCCGGTGCTGGGGGAGAACACGGTTCCCGACCGCTGCTGCATGGAGAACTCCCAGGGCTGCGGGCGCAATGCCACCACGCCTTTGTGGAGAACGGTGAGGCTGGGGGTGGGCCGCTTGGGTCCAAGAGCCCGTGTGTGGATGTCCTGGCACGAGGAGACCTATAGCGGGGGCTGGGCCCAGGACACTAAGAAGTTGGCTGAatgtggggtggggtaggggctCACAAAATAAAGCTGAAATGCAGATGGAAaatgggggctggggctggaccCACAGTTGGGAGAGTCAGAGGGTGAGGGGTTGAATGGGGTCTGAGGCTGTGCAGCTGGCCTTGCAGGTGGGGCGGAGGCTGCACCAAGGGAGGGGGACGGGGCTGAGGCCAGGGAGGGCTGGGAGGTAAGAGCAAGGACGAGGTGGAAGGAGAGAGTGAGGTGGGGGCCGGGCTGCAGGGAGCGCATGGTCGGGCTGGGACCCTAACCTCGTGGGCCTCGCTCCCCAGGGCTGCTATGAGAAGGTGAAGATGTGGTTCGATGACAATAAGCAcgtgctgggcacggtggggaTGTGCATCCTCATCATGCAGGTAAGAGGGGCGTCCCCAGCAGCCTCGCCCACCCTGCTGGCCTCAGCCGCAGAGGgaaggaagcacagagaagtgaaaGCAGCGTTGGTTCATGGCGGAGGGTCTGGAATTCATCACAGCTCTTCAAGCTTGGCAGCTGTGCCTACCGCCGTTTTCTCTGATCTCTGACCCGAGAGCACCTCAGCCCTGAGAGTGGTGCTCAGGGCTGCCCTTGTCCAGGCCCAGGCTGGGATATTGAAGCTGGAGTCACCTCCCGTGGGTTCCCCCAGTTCTGCCCAAACCTTGAACCCAGAGAGCCATGCAAGGCGCACACGGTGTCCCCTGGTCACCGTCTTTACAGCCTGTGCATACGGCCACTATCTGCGGTGCCCGCGAGACCACAGCGGGCCTCCTTCTGCCTCCTGCACTCGTCTGGGTCCCCAGCCTCAGGAGGGGAGGGACACAAACGAGTAGTGACATCGTCCCGAGCACACATCGTTGGTGAGATAGCCCTGTTGTTGCCAAGACATTGCACCATGTATTCTACAAGCAGACAGGAGAGGCTTGGCAGgagtcctttttttctctttttttaagtgacagggtctcactttgttgctcaggttggagtgcagcggcgcccttatagctcgctgcagccacaaactcctgggctccagcagtcgtcccacgtcagcctctcaagcagctgggactacaggcatacacaccaccatacctgaatgattgaaaacttttttaaaaaaatagagatggggcctccctctattgcccaggctgatctcaagccatcctcccaccttggcctcctaaagtgccactgtgcccggctggccTGAGTCCTGAATGATCCCCGCCACCTCCCACTCCCCACCTTGGCTCCTGTGAGCCCCCACTTAGGGCCAGGTCCTCCGTGCGTGCCGTGCCCGCAGCACCCCTCTGAGTGGGCACGTGTGTGCATCCTGCAGAGGTTTGATGGCTTCTGGTCTAACAGCCCCACGAGGCTGAGCCAGCGTTCACCTGTGTCTGACCTCTGTTCACGGTttgcttcatttcttcattccacAAGCATTTTCCTGGCACACCAGTGGCCATCCCTGCTTGCTCTAGGTGCCCTGTGACATCCCAAGCCTCTCGGGGCTGAGGTCAGGTCCAGGCTGCTGcagctcctgcctcaggcccctccCCGTGTCTTTCAGATCCTGGGCATGGCCTTCTCCATGACCCTTTTCCAGCACATCCACCGGACTGGTAAGAAGTACGACGCATGAGCGGGCTGGCCGGGAGTGCCCGCCCCGCCCTGCTGCCCTGTGGAGGGAAGAGGATTGAGCTTTGTGTCGCCTGCCTGCACTCTCCAGATGTGACCCCTgcacccacccaccccagcctgcccTACCCCAcctaccctgcctcagcctcggacTTCTCAGTGGGTGGAGtgccagggaggaggaggcatACGGAGACCTGGGGCTCGGGGCACCTGGATTCCTGCATCTGCATATGCGTATTTGCCAAAGACGACAGGGTGGGCTGGGGTGCACTCAGGAGGAACCCCCAGCACTGATGGGCTTCTGCCCTGCCCTTCCTCACACTGACACTTTGTCCCCACACGGGGTGGGGAGCAGAGCGCCCGCCCCGTGGAGATACCGCCCCAGCAGGGGCTGCTACGCCCATGGCCACCATGGGGCACTTGGCGGGGCGGGGGTCTGCCAGCCTCTGGGCAAGGCCCCTGGAGCATCTCGCCCAGGCTTTTTATACCTTACaatgtaactttttttattttattttactctacgATTATTCAGGAATATTATCTCTCAGATAAGTTTAGGGTTAGATTTCTGATTTGTAACTTTTTACTGTGTTGATTTCTTTAatggtttgaatttttttccctgAGGGTGAGGGCTGGGTGGGAAGAGAGGACATCTGTCCGGTCTCAATCAGGACAGACCACCGTGCGACACCCGGGAGGCTCTCGGCTGGGGCGTGCCTGCGCCCTCAGAACGTGTGGGAAGGAGGGGCCGTGGACTGGATGCAGGACCTTGCCGGGCCTGGTGTCCGAGGACAGGACGGGAGCCTGGGAGAGGTGGGTGGAGCATGAAGCAGGCTGGAGGCGCCCCTGCACGGGAGGTGGCGTTTGTTAACTAATCGAGctggagaggccagggcagggggGCCCCACGGTGCTGGAGAAACGCTTTGCCAGGAATGTGGCAGAGCTAGAGGGGTCCTTAGACTTTTCGCTGAGGAGCAGTTattggtattttctttcttccttcttcccgcTCTCTGCTGGCACAGGACGCTTCGCCTCCCACCCCATGTGGGTGCTGCCACAGCAGGTTCTGCACACCCCAGTTATTTCACAGACATTCCTGCTAGAAACTGGCAGACAAATACCTCTCTAGGTCGGATGCTGCTCACTTTCTCCCTTGCTTCTGGAAGGGGAAGCAGTCCTTAGGTTTTGCTGTGCTGGGACAGTGGCAGGGGATCCACTGGGGGGGGGACCCACGGTCGTCCCCGCCAGCCTTGCTCAGCTGTTTGCCCTGCTGGGAAGGAGGGAATCACGTCCACCTGGCAGTGGGTTGGGTGGCGATCATATCGTCTGTGATCCCAAggagaagaaatacagaaaacccCAGGGAGGTCAGACTGGCTCTTGTTACTAGAGCCACAGGAAGAAAGCAGCCGGAGTCATGCATGTGCAGAGCTGGGCCTGGGAGAGAAACAGGCTGGGGAGTGACGCGGGGAGTGAGGCAGGGAGTGGGATTCAGCTGCAGCAGGGCGCCCCTCCAAACTGCGGCTGGTCTGGCTTACTGTTTTGCAGTCCAAAAGGTGGCGCATCCATGGGACTGAGCATGGGGACCTTACCCACTAGCCAGCATCTAGTGCAGTTGATCAGGTGGGGCCTTGGTGGGCGGCTGCCTTTCCTATACAGTTTGTCTTGTCACCCTGGTTTCCCACTGGGGCCAGGtctcttctccagcctccacCTGTCTGTCTGCGCCAAGAGCTGAGACACGGCCACCCAGCACCAGTCACTCCTCTGTTCACCTTAAGTAACACACACATCGGGACCAGGAGGATAGAACTGTTGGCATTATCAGGACTCGTGTTTTGCGGGGGTGGGAGTTGAGAGTACGGTGGTCTTGTGAGTTGGGCAGGGTAAATACCGCTTCCCTGAGACAGGGGCCGTGGTGCTGATGGAACCTGGGGAGGCCCACATTTGAGCAAAGCTGCCCTGCCCTTGTCCCCTGGCCTGGCTTCCTGG carries:
- the TSPAN9 gene encoding tetraspanin-9 isoform X2, which gives rise to MARGCLCCLKYMMFLFNLIFWLCGCGLLGVGIWLSVSQGNFATFSPSFPSLSAANLVIAIGTIVMVTGFLGCLGAIKENKCLLLSFFIVLLVILLAELILLILFFVYMDKVNENAKKDLKEGLLLYHTENNVGLKNAWNIIQAEMRCCGVTDYTDWYPVLGENTVPDRCCMENSQGCGRNATTPLWRTGCYEKVKMWFDDNKHVLGTVGMCILIMQILGMAFSMTLFQHIHRTGKKYDA
- the TSPAN9 gene encoding tetraspanin-9 isoform X1 → MEKSSSEDSSIHRSPSLDSKDSDFAKPSTSGRPFGRGFTAGAFYGTAGSRGQSHAEAGVKTDKYNAPKGSKYVVFYLDLSFVFLLEFKKCNMARGCLCCLKYMMFLFNLIFWLCGCGLLGVGIWLSVSQGNFATFSPSFPSLSAANLVIAIGTIVMVTGFLGCLGAIKENKCLLLSFFIVLLVILLAELILLILFFVYMDKVNENAKKDLKEGLLLYHTENNVGLKNAWNIIQAEMRCCGVTDYTDWYPVLGENTVPDRCCMENSQGCGRNATTPLWRTGCYEKVKMWFDDNKHVLGTVGMCILIMQILGMAFSMTLFQHIHRTGKKYDA